One Danio rerio strain Tuebingen ecotype United States chromosome 7, GRCz12tu, whole genome shotgun sequence genomic window, ATTTTGCTGTGGGTtttatgaaaaaaactaaaagttttGTCGTTATGCCCTATCTACCAATGAGAGCTCCCGATTTGACGAATCACTTATATAACCCAAATAGATCCGGTGACTATATGAAATTAGTGGAACAGAGTCTGCCAAAGaaagtagaaaaaaaatgttctttcAAGTCAATCAGGCAAGCAAACTTCCACATGCACTCGCATATCAGGACCAAAGCACGGGTTTACAGCCGCTGGCGATTAGACACGACCGAGCGCCTCTCCGTATCCATCACTCCCTTCCAGGCTGCGCTTCTTGCCCGGTGTACCCGCTCCTACATTGGTGCGTGGATACGTCTGCAGCTTGTGCAGCTCCTGGGACAGTTTCCCCAGCACGCACGTACTGAGGCTGGAGCAGCGCTTGGACACGGCTCTACCCAGGCTGTGAGGAAACAGACCACATGCAGAGAAACTCATAGACACGTAGACATGCAAGAGCTGTTCACATTCAGGATAGACATGATGATGACAGGATGCATGTTGACATGCTTCCTCGCACGGCTGTCGTTAAAACAAGTCATGCTTCAATAATTCATCTCTGCTGCACTTCTCATGTCTTTACTTGAGCATATCATGCAGGCGTCTCAGAGCATGCGTTGATATACTCAAACTTTTCTCATGCATTAAGAGCAAGCATTTACCAATCCGATGGATAAATAAAGGGGCATGCAGAGAATAAACTGGCAGAGGACTCTACAGCTTTGACATTATGACAAATAATCTCCCATTTGTGTACAGAAATCCATCACATACCTGTCATATTAAACAAGTACACTTGACATTAAGAGGTCATGTTGGAGGCATACTTTCTTGAACGTGAGAGAAACAAATCAGTGCACGCTCGCTAAATCATCCGACAGAATGCATCTGGATTGATACACCATAAATACAATAGGATTCCTACCTGTTTTCCTCGGTAGCTTGTTGCTCCATGTCCTCTGCCGTCATCTGCATGAATTCTTTGACAATAGCTTGAAGCAATCTTCTCGCCTCGTAGTCGCTAAGTGTAGTTCGATCTGGTGACGATTCCAGTGCGGGCCTGCAACGCAATGTCTTGGTGATCATTGTGTCGCTGCTTTTTTGGATGATTAAAGCACTTTTTGCTTGCAACATCAAATCCTAAACATAGTCAAAACAATCTGCTAAGAGTGTGGCACTTAAAAGCTGTCCAGTTGCCAAGTTAAGATTTATCATGCGATCAATACTGTCGTAAGCAGAGTGGGTTTGGCCAGGATTCATCTGATGTAATCAGAAGACTGATAGTCCATGATGCCGCAACCTCTAATGAAAACATATGCTCTCCAGCTTCCGTCCGAGCGATGCAACAGTTTTACtttgaaatatatttatgtacagttgaagtcagaattattagccctcctgtttatttttccccccaatttctgcttaatggagagaagatttttttcagcacatttctaatcataatagttttaataactcatttctaataacgggtttgttttatctttgccatcatgacagtaaataatatttgacctgatattttttcaagacaattctaaacaaattaaagtgacatttaaaggcttaactaggttaattaggttagctaggagattagggtaattagacaagtcattgaataacgatggtttgttctgtagactatcgaaaagaaatatagcttaaaggggctaataattttgtccttaaaatgttttttaaaaattaaaaactgcttttattctagctgaaataatacaaataagactttctccagaagaaaaaatattatcggatatactgtgaaaatttccttgctctattaaacatcatttgggaaatatttaaaaaaagaaaaaaaattcaaagggggcttataatgctgacttcaactgtatattgctcaTTTAAGGAATTATCTACTGCAAAAGTTGATATTTCTTTTGAAAGCTCACCTGGCAGGAGCTGCATTAGAGCTGTACATCTGGCAAATAATCAGAGCGTAGGCAACAAGAAAAGCGGAGATCTTCAACATAACCATGGTCCCCTGTAGTAAAACATCTTACGGTTAGACAGTCAAGCTTCAAATCATGAGGAAACGTCATGCTCGAGCTGTCATTAGAGGAAGGATTGAAAATGCATTTTTAGATTAGAAATCTCTTCCTCTGATCTAATacgcttgtgtttttttttcccctcgaAAAACTTTAATTAGATTTGCAAAAGTTCTGCGCACATTCTTCCTCTCGTGTTTGCTGCAGAGGAATCTGAGCTTGtgtggtgatgcagacgtctcctaCTGTCAGGCGCTATGCTATAACTGCAGCATTAAAGATATTAGTCTTGTGATTTCCCTTCCAGCAGGACCCTGTGCATTAGTGTAATGAGCTGCTGTCTCTGCACCCACAGCCAGGTCTAAGGAGCCGTCCAGTtctccttgaaaaaaaaaaatctatcgaGCATGCTTTTCTTTGCAACTATACAGCCCGAGTAATGCATATACCATTGAgcactgtttaacatttcatTATTTACATACATGCATCTATTAGGaagcatttatatttataaaaagcatCTATTAAATCAAGCCATATATAGCTGTTACTTACCTTAAGATGCTCAGCTGCGTGCAACAGATAGAGAATAGAAAAGAGTCGTCCCAAAACAGAGGGGATAATTCAACTTGATGGAATTTTGAGTCTGTTGCATTAGGCTACAATACACCTGCCTATATACCCACCATGTGGATCTCACTATTGACAGTGTGGGTGTTTAATGATTCTCCGGCAGCCAACCAGTGCTCGCTGCTCCCTCGCCCAACCAATCAGATCAACCTAGGGCTTCTGGAAAATGATAAAGAGTGTGTCACACCAATGACGTCATTCCTCAATCACAAACTGCTCCATTCACAAAAATTCACCACTGATCAGCAAAATTCAATATCATTTGGGTAAATATAAGCTAACTATTTAAAGAAAGTGAATGATGTTTTTATACAATGTGATCATTCTTAGTGCCAACTTTAGACTCTcatccatatctatctatctatctatctatctatctatctaactgtctaTCAATCtaactgtctatctgtctgtctacagttgaagtcaaaaatattaacccccccttttatttttttcccacaatttctgtttaacagagagattcaacacatttctaatcataatagttttaataagtcatctctaataactgatttattttatctttgccatgacgatatttttcaagacacttctatacagcttaaagtgacatttaaaggcttaactaggttaattaggtttaataggcaggttagggtaattaggcaaattattgtataataatggtttgttctgtagactatcgaaaaaaaaatagcttaatatatatagcttaaaggggctaattattttgaccttaaatgttgtttgaaaaatttaaaactgcttttatcctagctgaaataaactaaatcggactttctccagaagaaaaaatattatcagacatactgtgaaaatgtccataGTGAAAATTCCATTGTTaattatcatttgggaaatattgaaaaaaaagaaaaaaaattcaaagggggctaataattctgcctttaactctatctatctatctatctatctatctatctatctatctatctatctatctatctatctatctatctatctatctatctatctatctatctatctatctatctatctatctatctatctatctatctgtctgatACTTTTGTTCCTACTTAATGTTATGATTTTATAAAACTGCCCTTTGTAGACTTTCAGAAAAATCTAGTAATATCCAAAATCGTCAAAGGGAACTGAAAGGGATTATGTGTGACATTTTGATGAATCCATTTCAAATTATTTGCAGGATGAACGCTGATGGCGGAAAACAAACTCAAATAGCCTTTCTCCATGTATCCTGTAATAATGTGCGTGATCGATTGCCACGTTGCTCTTGTCCTTATTTGGGTTTCCGTGTTGATGTGATCCTTTGTCAGAATCGAAGAGGTTGTGACCATAACAAGCCTTCTAACTCAGTCCCAATTACAGAACTCTTTGTCTAGAGGCATCATCCGACTCTTCTTCTTTATTGGCTAAGGCCTAATAAACCACTTCCACTAAGAGACACTGTTTGCGTCACATAGGAACCCCATTAGTCTGGATGAGCCTTTTAGTGCTATCGAACCCAAAGCTGCACCAATGACGGAATCAGTAAATCTGGGCAACGTGACAGAACCAGGGACCCCCACTACAGAC contains:
- the calca gene encoding calcitonin/calcitonin-related polypeptide, alpha isoform X1 translates to MVMLKISAFLVAYALIICQMYSSNAAPARPALESSPDRTTLSDYEARRLLQAIVKEFMQMTAEDMEQQATEENSLGRAVSKRCSSLSTCVLGKLSQELHKLQTYPRTNVGAGTPGKKRSLEGSDGYGEALGRV
- the calca gene encoding calcitonin/calcitonin-related polypeptide, alpha precursor, whose product is MVMLKISAFLVAYALIICQMYSSNAAPARPALESSPDRTTLSDYEARRLLQAIVKEFMQMTAEDMEQQATEENSVTTQKRACNTATCVTHRLADFLSRSGGIGSSKFVPTNVGSQAFGRRRRLSQE